The Nitrosococcus watsonii C-113 genome includes the window GTTCTAGTTGCGGGATATCAATTTCGGCTCCCCAGTTATGGTGCAGGGCAGTATGAGGGATGCCATGAATTTGAGCAATTTTGGAAAGCCGCTCTCCATAGATCCCATTTTCAATAACTAGCAGTTTTCCTCGATCTGGAACTAGGCTGCTTATCATGGCTTCCATGGCGGCGGTGCCGGAGCCACTTAGCAGTATGGCTGCCCAACGTTCGGGATCAAGCCCATAGATAGCCAATAGTCGCTTCCGGATCTGGTCCTGCAAATCGGCAAACTCCGCTTCCCGATGGCAGAGATCGGGTTGCAGTAAAGCTGCTCGGACTCGTTCGCTAAGATTAACCGGACCTGGATTGAGTAGAATCATGGAATCCTCTTTAAGTGGGCTATTAACCGAGCTTTAGTCTCTGGCGGAGCTAAGGGGGGACGGGGTAGATCCGCGGGAGCTCCCGGGCGGGTTTTAAGTTGGGCAAAACGGGGACCGTTAGAATCGGGGATCGAAAATAATTCATCCAGCAAAGACAGGCTGTTTCCTTCCAGGGCCAAGGAGTAACCGCAAGCCTTCGCTACCTGGGCAAAGGAGAAGTTGTTGGAAACTGTTGCCTGGGCTCCCGTGGAATCATGAACTTCATTGTCCAGAAGGATATGGATTAAATTAGAGCCGCCGTAGGTACCCACTGTTGCTAAATTGCCCATACGCATCAAGGCGGCGCCATCACCATCAATGACCACTACCTGTAAATCCGGGCGGACTAGGGATAAGCCTAAGCCCAGTGAGGAGGCGCAGCCCATAGAGCCCACCATATAAAGTTGATTGGGCCGATCCTCAAGGGCGCATAACTCTCGGCCCGTGTAGCCTGTGGTAGCAATGACCACGGTATTTTTTTCCGGCGTTCGGGAAAGCAGAGCAGCTAAAGCCTCGGAGCGGGAGCAAAGAGAACCAGCCTGGTAATAGCGATGTAGTTCGTTATTTTGATGGGTGACGCGTTTGAGAACTTTACTGCCGCTTGCACCATAGGGGGCTACGGAATCTTTGCGCATAATAAAGGCGTAGGGGCGCTCTGCTTGGCGCATATATTGGTTGGCCCGCCCCAAGGCTGAGTGGATTTGCTTGCTTTCCAAAGGAAAATACTCCCAGGGAATGTCCATGGTTTCCAGCAGTGAACCGGTAATTTGTCCCATAAGCTCATGTTGAGGTTCATCTTGAAGCGTTGGGTCCCCTCTAAGGGTAATAATGAGGAGTATCGGGATATGGAAGGTATGGGTCAGGGAGGTCAGTGGATTAACGGCATTACCGAGGCCAGAATTCTGCATCATGGCAATAGCTGGCTGCCCGCCTAAATAGGCACCCGCAGCTAGCGCTACAGCATCACCTTCATTGGCCGAAGAAACATACGTTAAATCGTTGCGCTCGATAACATAGTTAATAAAAGGAGTGAGGAAGGAGCAGGGAACGCCTCCATAACAGCTAAACCCGCCTTCGCGAGCACCGTCGATAAACTCATGGGCTTCTATCATGGGAATCCTAATTATTGATGACCGTGGGCAAAGTCGCCAGCGCGAGTTAGATCCTCCATGTTGTTTACATCCAGCCAATGGCCGTTAATGTAGAGAACCTTGATAGGATGGCCGCTGGCGACCAGATGATTGAATAAATCGGGCATTGCAAGTTGGGGAAAATTCTCTTGTTGCCGTAACGCTTGGAGAGCATCGAGTAGCCATTGGCGTCCTTCGCCCGCGACTCGTACCATGCCGATCCAGCGACCGTGGGATTGTTTACCGAGCTGCTCTTTTTGCGCCTCAATGCGAAGGAGGTCCACATCCTGGCGGAACAAGGAACGGTCATCGGGCTGGGAGCAGAAAGCCACATCCCGGATGTCATCCTTCATGCCAGGAGAAAGGGCAGAATCCACCACGACCACAATGTTTCCTGGCACGTGGCGCAAATCATTTAGGATATAGCTGCGGAATAGCAGGTCGCCATAGGTAATGATGGTATCTTCCGTTAAGCTCTCAAGGGCACAGGCAAGGGAGGATAACTCACTGCTATGGCCGTAGTCTGGATTATGAATGAGGGAAATCCCTTTGACATCAATAGCTTCTGGTTTATAGCCAGTCACTACCGTGATGCGATTAATGTGCTGGCGTTTAAATTCGTCTACCAGGCGGCGTAGTAGTGGGATGCCAGCCACCGGCAGCATGACTTTGGGGCGTTCTTGAGTGAGGCTTTCCAGCCCTTTGCCTTGGGTGGCTCCCAACACAATCGCTCCCGTCTCGGCTTCTGGGGCAGTGCTGTAGCGGCGTTCAGCAGCTAGTAATTCTTCGGCTCCTTGGAGACGGAAGATTTCACTGACCGGTGCAACCCGATCCTCAATGTTAACCAGGGTTTGCGTGGCATGGATTTCCCGCGCCACTTGGGCCATCGCGGCCGCTGCGGCCCGAATTAAATGATTGGCCCAAATGACGGTGCTGATGCCCGCCTTGCGGAATACCTCGGTGGGCGTGCTGTAGTATTTAGTGGGGACAATAATGAGCGGTGCCCGGTTTCCCCATTCCCTGGCGAAGGCCAGAATCTCATCGGCTTGGGAGAGCTTACTGTGGATTAAGATGGCATCCGCGCCAGCCCGATGGTAAGCTTCTGCGCGGCGCAAGGCTTCATCCAGCCCCCAGCCCGCGATTAAAGCTTCGACTCGTGCCACGATGGAGAAATTCGGATCGCTTTGGGAATCTTTCCCAGCCTTGATCTTGCCGCAGAATTCGTCTATCTCAGCTAAAGGCTGGCGCTCGCCACCAATGAAGCTGTTAGTTTTAGGAAAGATTTTATCTTCGATACAAACGCCGGCAATCTCCCTTTGTTCTAGCTTTTTCACCAACCGGCGCAAGTTATTAAAGTTTCCATAGCCTGTATCGCCATCCAGGAGAATAGGAACGGTAGTAGCGTCGGACATAAACTCCAGCATATCCACTAT containing:
- the aepX gene encoding phosphoenolpyruvate mutase — encoded protein: MSTVPLPAAEPFKDRPSKFAQLRALLESKPTEFLLEAHNGLSARIAEEAGFKGIWASGLAISSQFGVRDNNEASWTQIVDMLEFMSDATTVPILLDGDTGYGNFNNLRRLVKKLEQREIAGVCIEDKIFPKTNSFIGGERQPLAEIDEFCGKIKAGKDSQSDPNFSIVARVEALIAGWGLDEALRRAEAYHRAGADAILIHSKLSQADEILAFAREWGNRAPLIIVPTKYYSTPTEVFRKAGISTVIWANHLIRAAAAAMAQVAREIHATQTLVNIEDRVAPVSEIFRLQGAEELLAAERRYSTAPEAETGAIVLGATQGKGLESLTQERPKVMLPVAGIPLLRRLVDEFKRQHINRITVVTGYKPEAIDVKGISLIHNPDYGHSSELSSLACALESLTEDTIITYGDLLFRSYILNDLRHVPGNIVVVVDSALSPGMKDDIRDVAFCSQPDDRSLFRQDVDLLRIEAQKEQLGKQSHGRWIGMVRVAGEGRQWLLDALQALRQQENFPQLAMPDLFNHLVASGHPIKVLYINGHWLDVNNMEDLTRAGDFAHGHQ
- the aepY gene encoding phosphonopyruvate decarboxylase yields the protein MIEAHEFIDGAREGGFSCYGGVPCSFLTPFINYVIERNDLTYVSSANEGDAVALAAGAYLGGQPAIAMMQNSGLGNAVNPLTSLTHTFHIPILLIITLRGDPTLQDEPQHELMGQITGSLLETMDIPWEYFPLESKQIHSALGRANQYMRQAERPYAFIMRKDSVAPYGASGSKVLKRVTHQNNELHRYYQAGSLCSRSEALAALLSRTPEKNTVVIATTGYTGRELCALEDRPNQLYMVGSMGCASSLGLGLSLVRPDLQVVVIDGDGAALMRMGNLATVGTYGGSNLIHILLDNEVHDSTGAQATVSNNFSFAQVAKACGYSLALEGNSLSLLDELFSIPDSNGPRFAQLKTRPGAPADLPRPPLAPPETKARLIAHLKRIP